GAAGCATTTTACCGCATACACTATAGGCTCCTTGAGCGTCTGTGAGAGGAGTGTAGCGAGCTGGTATAGGTCTGTTTGCGGTATTGTTCTGAAGACACGCTTCTGCCTATCATACTCCAACCTAACATCTCGCATCAGCTTTCTGAAGACATCCTCCCCCACTCTGGGCAGATGAAACGGTTCGCCTAACAGTATCTCCAATCTAAACCCCCTATTTGCTGAATCTGGACATCTCCTTATTTAAGACCCTCAACTCAGACTCATCGTAGGTAAAGCCCCTAAGTATGCGCTGCACCTCCACCTTGTCCAAAAGGCTCAGCAGCCGCGCCAAGTAAGGTAGGTACACAACCAAGGCTTCTGTAGAGGATGTGTGCAGAAGATTACCGAGCTTACGCCCTATCGAGCGCAGCACACGCGCATCGTTCCAGATCCTCAACTGAACGCTCCACGGGTACACATCTTGGCTGAAGCGGACCACACCTCTCGGTGTTGAATCGAAGATCAAGTAGGCGAGCATAGAGTGGAAGTATCTTAGCTGCCTCCACTCCTGAGTCCTCTTGATCCTAGCAGCCAACTCATCAGCAGCTGATAGAGCCTCTAGAGCCCTGAGAAGGGTTTGCGAATCGAGCTTGCTGTTAACTAGGCTGGAGAAGATCGTGCGGATCTTCTCTACGATGTCTGTGTCACAAGCCTCTAGAGCACGCCTCGCCTCATCTCTATCGTTTGAGTTAAAGAGCGTGTTCAAAGCATCTCGCAGACTCACCATCTTATCTCGTGTAACCTCTACCACCTCGCTGCTGGGCGAAGCCAGAACTGCTTGTAGACTATTCAGCGCAGCCCTCATATCTCCACCAGCCTTCTCAACCAGCCTCCGTAGGGTCTCTGGGGTGATTCTAAGCCCTTCCTTCTTCACCAGATTCTGTAGGTAGAGGTAGATGAGGCGTGGTGGGACTCTTTTAAAGGCGAAGATCTCGCATTTGGGTAGGAGTTTTCTAATCCTCTCGTCATCCTCAACATTGGCAGCTAAGACGACGGGTAGGTTACTCTCCTCGATAAAGGTTTGAATGAACTCAAGCCCGCCATAATCCTGTCTAGCGTAGAGCCCGTCAACCTCATCTAAGAAGACCAGTAGGCGCTCACCTAAGACACTTACGCTGTGTGTGGATGGGAGTAGGGCTGATGAAAGCCGCTCCTTCGTCCTCACATCGCTCGCATTAAACTCCAGCACCACGAAACCGAGGGTTTCGGCAGCAGCATAAACCAGTGTAGTCTTACCCGTACCCGGAGGACCAACAAGTAACGCGGGTTTAGAGCCCTTCTTCCAATTCTTAAGCCAGTTTAAGAAACCTATCCTACTCTCCTCATTACCCACCATCATAGAAGGATTCTTCGGCCTAAACCGCTCAGCGTACACATCCGCTCACCACCTGAAGTAGCCTCCTACCATAAAAGCGATTAGACCGAGCAGCATCCCAAGCAGCGCTACACGCTTAACCAGATAAGCGCTATCAGCAGAAGAGTCCCTTAAGATCTTTACCGTCAGCGCAACAAATATACAGATCGGTACTGAAACTAATACACCATAAACTAACCCCACTATTCTGAGCATGAGTGGTAGTAAGCTGGTCAGGATCGCTAGGATAAAGAAGGTAGAGCTTACTTTAGCAGCCACTTTAGCTCCCCACACCCTCGCCACAGACTTGACATCTCTAATCTCGTCTCCCTTAACATCACAGATTGTTTTAACGACTTCACGCCCCAACCCAGCAAGAAACGATGTTAAGGCGAGGAAGTAGATCAAGGGCTCGTCTGCCGCCCCTATAGCGACTGCGCCGTAGATATATGGTATGGCTACCGAAGCCGAAACAAGCATGTTTCCAAGCAGACCATACCTCTTAACCCTATAGTTATAGAGCCAAGCGATCAAGGCAAACAAAGCAGCAATGAGGAGGGTTAACCAGCCTAAAAGGGTAGAGGTAGCGAGCCCTAAAACGAGAAGAGTTACAGCAGCAACCTCAGCCTCCCTAATAGATACACTCCCTTTAACAAGAGGTCTGCTGGGGTTGTTGACCCTATCCACATCTATATCGTATCTATCGTTTATAATCATAGAGTAGCTTGATATGAAGAAGCCCGTTAGGAAGCCCAGCACCACACTCGAATAACTCATCTTGGAGAAGCCTGAGACGACCATCCCAACTATGACCGCAAAGCCCACCATAGTAGAGTTAAGGGGGCGCATCATCGTGATTAATCCGCTTAGGGTCAAGGC
This genomic stretch from Nitrososphaerota archaeon harbors:
- a CDS encoding AAA family ATPase, which gives rise to MYAERFRPKNPSMMVGNEESRIGFLNWLKNWKKGSKPALLVGPPGTGKTTLVYAAAETLGFVVLEFNASDVRTKERLSSALLPSTHSVSVLGERLLVFLDEVDGLYARQDYGGLEFIQTFIEESNLPVVLAANVEDDERIRKLLPKCEIFAFKRVPPRLIYLYLQNLVKKEGLRITPETLRRLVEKAGGDMRAALNSLQAVLASPSSEVVEVTRDKMVSLRDALNTLFNSNDRDEARRALEACDTDIVEKIRTIFSSLVNSKLDSQTLLRALEALSAADELAARIKRTQEWRQLRYFHSMLAYLIFDSTPRGVVRFSQDVYPWSVQLRIWNDARVLRSIGRKLGNLLHTSSTEALVVYLPYLARLLSLLDKVEVQRILRGFTYDESELRVLNKEMSRFSK
- the ubiA gene encoding UbiA family prenyltransferase, producing MTLSGLITMMRPLNSTMVGFAVIVGMVVSGFSKMSYSSVVLGFLTGFFISSYSMIINDRYDIDVDRVNNPSRPLVKGSVSIREAEVAAVTLLVLGLATSTLLGWLTLLIAALFALIAWLYNYRVKRYGLLGNMLVSASVAIPYIYGAVAIGAADEPLIYFLALTSFLAGLGREVVKTICDVKGDEIRDVKSVARVWGAKVAAKVSSTFFILAILTSLLPLMLRIVGLVYGVLVSVPICIFVALTVKILRDSSADSAYLVKRVALLGMLLGLIAFMVGGYFRW